The genomic stretch TGGATCTTGGCATCTGGAGCAATCACCTGCAAGGCTTCATCATCCAGGATTTCTATGGAAAAGGATGAAGGTGATGCTGATTCGATTTCCTGCTTTATATTATCGGATGTTTTGCTGTTTGAGCAAGCCACGGCTGCCCCAAGCGAGCATCCCAATAGTACTTTCCTTATGTTCATTTTCTATGCTAAAATTTGAGTAACAATATAAATCAACAACATGGCACTTACACCAAAAACAAAAGTACCTGCCGTCTGCACCTGATACCCTTGCTTCACATTCATACCTGTCAATTGCGTCAGCACCCAAAAAAAACTGTCATTCACATGCGAAGCCACCGATGATCCCGCACCAATCGCCAGCACGGTCATCGTCTGCATAAAAGTGCTGTCAAGCCCTAGAAAGGACATCAATGGAGCACAAATAGATGCGGTCGTCACCAAGGCCACGGTACTGCTTCCTTGGGTAGTCTTTAAGCAAGCAGCCAAAAGAAAGGGTACAAAAATTCCCCATTTGGCACCTTTAAATCCCGCTGTGACCGACTCGGCCAAGCCTGATTCCTGTAGCATCTTACCGAATATTCCTCCGGCACCTGTAATGAGAATGATTGGGGCAGCCACTTTTAGGGATTCCCCTACCCAACCTGACGAAGAAAAAACAGCTTCATCCAGCTTTTTGGGCAATAGCAAGGAAAGGATAACCCCTACCAACAAAGCAATTACCGGCGTTCCCAAAAACAAGAATATTCTCACAAGAAAGCCACTCCCCGGATTCACAGCAGGATATTCCAGTACCGATTTCACCAAGATCAATAGCAGGGGGATTAAAATGGCCAAAAGTGATTTCCATAGTGCTGGTTGCTCCTCAGGCCGACTGGGAACCTCCACTTTTACGGACACCTTAAGTTTGTCAGCTACAGACCTGGCGTACCAATAACATGGAACCAATGCCAAGCAACTTATCAATAGCCCCCAAAGAATCACATCGCCCAAGTTGGCACCAAGAATCCCTGCTGCGGCAATTGGTCCTGGTGTGGGGGGCACCATCACATGGGAAGCGGTCAAGCCCATCGCCAAGGCCGCTGTCGTTCCGGCGAAGGACACACCAGCTTTTTTTGAAAGCATCTTATTCAATGGATTCATCATCATCAAAGCGCTATCTGCAAATATCGGTATGGACAGTACATACCCTGTTAGCATCATCGCCAGGTGTATGGACTTTTTCCCGATCAGCTGCAATATCCGATTGGCAATGACCAATGCCCCGCCTGACTTTTCCAGAATGGTTCCGATCGTCACACCAAAAAGAATAATCAATCCAATTTTTCCCAAGATCTCCCCAAAACCTATATTGATTGCTTCTACCATTTGCTGTGCAGACATCCCCGCAGCAAAACCATAAGTAAGCGCGGCAAGCAGCAACATGAAAAAGGGATGTACTTTAAATTTTATGATCCCTGTAATCAGTACCGCCAGCGAAAGGATCAAAGCAATCAAATAGGTCATTGGAGTTTAGGGTTATGGGTTATATATTATTGGGTTGAAAGTTTCTAAGGTTGAAAGGTTTCAACCCGAAATTAATGCCGTTTAGCTAAGAGCGGACAGTGACAAGGTTATCATTCCGACGAATAGCCTTTCCCGATCTGTCGTCAGCCCCGCATGACTATCGGGGACATACGTTAACTAAACGGCATTGAACCCGAAATGTCACGTCCTGAATTTAGTGGACACTTTTATCACTTACTATTCTTTATATTTAATTACTGGAGTCTGAGTAAATTTCAAATATGATCAAAAACTGTCTTTAGATAGAAGTTTG from Echinicola soli encodes the following:
- a CDS encoding GntP family permease, which gives rise to MTYLIALILSLAVLITGIIKFKVHPFFMLLLAALTYGFAAGMSAQQMVEAINIGFGEILGKIGLIILFGVTIGTILEKSGGALVIANRILQLIGKKSIHLAMMLTGYVLSIPIFADSALMMMNPLNKMLSKKAGVSFAGTTAALAMGLTASHVMVPPTPGPIAAAGILGANLGDVILWGLLISCLALVPCYWYARSVADKLKVSVKVEVPSRPEEQPALWKSLLAILIPLLLILVKSVLEYPAVNPGSGFLVRIFLFLGTPVIALLVGVILSLLLPKKLDEAVFSSSGWVGESLKVAAPIILITGAGGIFGKMLQESGLAESVTAGFKGAKWGIFVPFLLAACLKTTQGSSTVALVTTASICAPLMSFLGLDSTFMQTMTVLAIGAGSSVASHVNDSFFWVLTQLTGMNVKQGYQVQTAGTFVFGVSAMLLIYIVTQILA